In Thamnophis elegans isolate rThaEle1 chromosome 4, rThaEle1.pri, whole genome shotgun sequence, the following proteins share a genomic window:
- the LOC116507787 gene encoding uroplakin-3b-like, which yields MMDALAVPMVLLIGITINAAHAQELVNYMPHLTSEEMEGKITTSTFALQQPRCVFNKLVNPTDVIWLVVALSDAIKSFKAPKTPEALPYQSFRKNYFYMTLNTTVSNYPCPEKSNDITILRVGSETECVVDLSRPDCNGPLPSPGPYRVKFLAMNSTGVIIKESKWSDPIRLIQGRNPDKIVAKPRRRRIETTVIISILSILSAILLAALIATFIYKYSSICDKPMSADFVPREDPTIVRYIVH from the exons ATGATGGACGCGCTGGCAGTCCCCATGGTACTTTTGATTGGGATAACAATCAATGCCGCCCATGCACAAG AGCTGGTTAACTATATGCCTCATCTCACTTCTGAGGAAATGGAagggaagatcactacttccacttTTGCCCTACAGCAACCGCGTTGTGTTTTCAACAAGCTTGTCAATCCAACTGATGTTATATGGCTGGTTGTGGCTCTTAGTGATG CTATAAAAAGTTTCAAAGCTCCCAAAACGCCTGAGGCCCTGCCTTACCAATCTTTTCGCAAGAATTATTTTTACATGACTTTGAATACCACCGTGTCAAACTACCCCTGTCCAGAAAAAAGCAATGATATTACCATCCTGCGTGTGGGGAGTGAAACTGAGTGCGTTGTGGATCTTTCGCGGCCAGATTGTAATGGTCCCCTCCCAAGCCCTGGACCGTACAG GGTCAAGTTCCTGGCAATGAATTCAACAGGCGTCATCATAAAGGAATCAAAATGGTCTGATCCCATCAGATTGATTCAAG GGAGAAATCCTGACAAAATTGTTGCCAAGCCCAGACGGCGGAGAATTGAGACGACCGTCATTATCTCCATCCTCTCCATCCTCTCTGCCATTCTCCTGGCTGCTCTCATTGCCACCTTCATCTATAAATA TTCCAGCATTTGTGACAAACCGATGTCTGCCGATTTTGTGCCAAGGGAGGACCCAACCATCGTACGCTACATCGTTCATTAA